From Vidua chalybeata isolate OUT-0048 chromosome 25, bVidCha1 merged haplotype, whole genome shotgun sequence, one genomic window encodes:
- the LOC128799764 gene encoding protein argonaute-1, protein MEAGPSGAAAGAYLPPLQQVFQAPRRPGIGTVGKPIKLLANYFEVDIPKIDVYHYEVDIKPDKCPRRVNREVVEYMVQHFKPQIFGDRKPVYDGKKNIYTVTALPIGNERVDFEVTIPGEGKDRIFKVSIKWMAIVSWRMLHEALVSGQIPVPLESVQALDVAMRHLASMRYTPVGRSFFSPPEGYYHPLGGGREVWFGFHQSVRPAMWKMMLNIDVSATAFYKAQPVIEFMCEVLDIRNIDEQPKPLTDSQRVRFTKEIKGLKVEVTHCGQMKRKYRVCNVTRRPASHQTFPLQLESGQTVECTVAQYFKQKYNLQLKYPHLPCLQVGQEQKHTYLPLEVCNIVAGQRCIKKLTDNQTSTMIKATARSAPDRQEEISRLMKNASYNLDPYIQEFGIKVKDDMTEVTGRVLPAPILQYGGRNRAIATPNQGVWDMRGKQFYNGIEIKVWAIACFAPQKQCREEVLKNFTDQLRKISKDAGMPIQGQPCFCKYAQGADSVEPMFRHLKNTYSGLQLIIVILPGKTPVYAEVKRVGDTLLGMATQCVQVKNVVKTSPQTLSNLCLKINVKLGGINNILVPHQRSAVFQQPVIFLGADVTHPPAGDGKKPSITAVVGSMDAHPSRYCATVRVQRPRQEIIEDLSYMVRELLIQFYKSTRFKPTRIIFYRDGVPEGQLPQILHYELLAIRDACIKLEKDYQPGITYIVVQKRHHTRLFCADKNERIGKSGNIPAGTTVDTNITHPFEFDFYLCSHAGIQGTSRPSHYYVLWDDNRFTADELQILTYQLCHTYVRCTRSVSIPAPAYYARLVAFRARYHLVDKEHDSGEGSHISGQSNGRDPQALAKAVQVHQDTLRTMYFA, encoded by the exons ATGGAAGCGGGACCCTCGGGAGCAG CTGCAGGCGCATACCTGCCCCCCTTGCAGCAGGTGTTTCAAGCGCCACGTCGGCCCGGGATAGGAACTGTCGGGAAGCCCATCAAGCTCCTGGCCAACTACTTTGAAGTGGACATTCCCAAGATCGATGTGTATCATTATGAAGTGGATATCAAACCCGATAAATGTCCACGCAGAGTCAACAG GGAAGTCGTGGAGTACATGGTGCAGCACTTCAAACCGCAGATCTTTGGTGACCGAAAACCAGTCTATGATGGGAAGAAGAACATCTACACTGTCACGGCCTTACCCATTGGGAATGAGCGG GTTGACTTTGAGGTGACGATCCCAGGGGAAGGCAAGGACAGGATCTTTAAAGTCTCTATCAAATGGATGGCCATTGTGAGCTGGCGCATGCTGCACGAGGCCCTGGTCAGCGGGCAGATCCCCGTCCCACTGGAGTCCGTCCAGGCGCTGGATGTTGCCATGAGGCACCTGGCTTCCATGAG GTACACTCCCGTCGGCCGCTCCTTCTTCTCCCCCCCTGAAGGCTACTACCACCCcctgggagggggcagggaggTCTGGTTCGGCTTCCACCAGTCAGTCCGGCCTGCCATGTGGAAGATGATGCTCAACATCGATG TGTCGGCCACTGCCTTCTACAAAGCCCAGCCTGTCATCGAGTTCATGTGTGAGGTGCTGGACATCCGGAACATCGACGAGCAGCCCAAGCCCCTGACGGACTCGCAGAGAGTGCGTTTCACCAAGGAGATCAAAG GTCTGAAGGTGGAGGTGACCCACTGTGGGCAGATGAAGAGGAAATACCGCGTGTGTAACGTTACCCGACGGCCAGCCAGCCACCAGAC gttccccctgcagctggagagtgGTCAAACAGTGGAGTGCACAGTAGCTCAGTACTTCAAGCAGAAATACAACCTGCAGCTGAAATATCCTCACCTGCCCTGTCTCCAGGTTGGCCAGGAACAGAAACACACGTACCTTCCCTTGGAG GTGTGTAACATCGTGGCAGGCCAGAGGTGCATCAAGAAGCTCACAGACAATCAAACCTCAACCATGATAAAAGCAACAGCCAGGTCTGCCCCAGACAGGCAGGAGGAGATCAGTCGCCTG atGAAGAATGCCAGCTACAACCTGGATCCATACATTCAGGAGTTTGGGATCAAGGTGAAGGATGACATGACGGAGGTGACAGGGCGGGTCCTGCCGGCTCCCATCCTACAGTATGGAGGCCGG AACCGGGCCATTGCAACTCCCAACCAGGGCGTGTGGGACATGCGAGGGAAGCAGTTCTACAACGGCATTGAGATCAAAGTCTGGGCCATTGCCTGCTTTGCCCCGCAGAAGCAGTGTCGAGAGGAGGTGCTGAA GAACTTCACGGACCAGCTGCGCAAGATCTCCAAGGACGCCGGGATGCCGATCCAGGGCCAGCCCTGCTTCTGCAAGTACGCCCAGGGTGCAGACAGCGTGGAGCCCATGTTCCGACACCTCAAGAACACCTATTCAGGGCTTCAGCTCATCATTGTCATCCTGCCAGGGAAGACACCTGTGTACG CCGAAGTGAAGCGTGTTGGGGACACTCTCCTGGGAATGGCCACACAGTGTGTCCAGGTCAAGAATGTGGTGAAAACCTCCCCACAGACCCTTTCCAACCTCTGCCTCAAGATCAACGTCAAGCTTGGCGGGATCAACAACATCCTTGTGCCTCACCAGCG CTCTGCCGTCTTTCAGCAGCCAGTGATCTTCCTCGGAGCTGATGTCACTCACCCgccagcaggagatgggaagaAACCCTCCATAACAGCT GTTGTGGGCAGCATGGACGCCCACCCGAGCCGGTACTGTGCCACGGTGCGCGTGCAGCGTCCTCGCCAGGAGATCATTGAGGACTTGTCCTACATGGTGAGGGAGCTCCTCATCCAGTTCTACAAATCCACACGCTTCAAACCCACCAGGATCATCTTCTACCGCGATGGTGTTCCTGAGGGGCAGCTCCCACAG ATCCTTCACTATGAGCTCCTGGCAATCCGAGACGCCTGCATCAAACTGGAAAAGGATTACCAGCCTGGCATCACCTACATCGTCGTCCAGAAGAGGCATCACACCCGTCTCTTCTGTGCAGACAAGAACGAGAGG ATTGGAAAGAGTGGGAACATCCCAGCAGGAACAACAGTGGATACCAACATCACCCACCCCTTTGAGTTTGACTTCTACCTGTGCAGTCATGCAGGCATTCAG ggcaCGAGCCGTCCATCCCACTACTACGTGCTGTGGGATGACAACCGGTTCACGGCGGACGAGCTGCAGATCCTCACGTACCAGCTGTGCCACACCTACGTGCGCTGCACCCGCTCCGTCTCCATCCCGGCCCCGGCCTACTACGCCCGGCTGGTGGCGTTCCGGGCGCGGTACCACCTCGTGGACAAGGAGCACGACAG TGGCGAGGGCAGCCATATATCTGGACAGAGCAACGGCAGAGACCCCCAGGCCTTGGCGAAGGCTGTGCAGGTTCATCAGGACACTTTACGTACCATGTACTTTGCTTGA